A single window of Granulicella mallensis MP5ACTX8 DNA harbors:
- a CDS encoding UDP-N-acetylmuramoyl-L-alanyl-D-glutamate--2,6-diaminopimelate ligase, producing the protein MQWVEAISGVRVLEAAGSRAIDVRGVQYDSRRVTAGDVFVAMKGGSSDGNRFIDTAMRQGAAAIITDSAETFAALRERQPELAVALVEHGRRALAEVSAAVFGRPEQTLKLSAVTGTNGKTTTAFLLEQMLRSVGRKSVLMGTIETHIGDQVRESEHTTPESRDVLAVFAEGVRAGCTEVVMEMSSHALEQERVWGLPVDVAIFTNLTQDHLDYHGTMEAYFQAKARIFAGVGALPPRVAVINLDSEYGDEMCHEFRGATLMTYGMGEFGNYRAENVSLALGDTRFDFVTPEGRIAMHSPLSGRVNVENLLAASCAALARGLTLEQVAHAAEMLHQVPGRFQVVPGSKAAGFFVVVDYAHTDDALRNLIALARESVVGHGGRAITLFGCGGDRDKTKRPKMGRAAGEDSDLVVVTSDNPRSEEPMTIINEALLGVRETQTTFIVEEDRRAAIEVAIRSAKPGDIVLLAGKGHEKVQIFADGTVPFDDVAEAERVLRELKVEVSK; encoded by the coding sequence ATGCAGTGGGTTGAAGCCATTTCGGGTGTTCGTGTGCTTGAGGCCGCCGGTTCGCGTGCTATCGACGTTCGCGGCGTGCAGTACGACTCGCGGCGCGTGACGGCAGGGGATGTGTTCGTCGCGATGAAGGGCGGATCGAGCGATGGCAATCGCTTTATCGACACGGCTATGCGACAGGGCGCAGCAGCGATCATTACAGACTCGGCAGAGACGTTTGCAGCGCTTCGTGAACGTCAGCCGGAGTTGGCTGTGGCGCTGGTCGAGCATGGCCGCCGGGCGCTTGCTGAAGTCAGCGCGGCTGTCTTTGGCAGACCAGAGCAGACGCTGAAGCTGAGTGCTGTGACAGGTACGAACGGCAAGACGACGACGGCGTTTCTGTTGGAGCAGATGCTGCGCAGTGTTGGCCGCAAGAGCGTGCTGATGGGTACGATCGAGACGCATATCGGCGATCAGGTTCGCGAGAGCGAACATACGACGCCGGAGAGTCGAGATGTGCTCGCGGTGTTTGCAGAAGGCGTGCGTGCCGGTTGCACCGAAGTCGTAATGGAGATGAGTTCGCATGCGCTGGAGCAGGAGCGGGTGTGGGGGCTGCCGGTGGATGTCGCGATCTTTACGAACCTGACGCAGGACCATCTGGACTATCACGGCACGATGGAGGCGTACTTTCAGGCAAAGGCGCGGATCTTTGCAGGGGTAGGAGCGCTGCCGCCGCGTGTGGCGGTGATCAACCTCGACAGCGAGTACGGCGATGAGATGTGTCATGAGTTTCGCGGTGCCACTCTGATGACCTATGGCATGGGGGAGTTCGGGAACTACCGGGCGGAGAACGTAAGTCTTGCCCTGGGAGATACGCGTTTCGACTTTGTAACTCCTGAAGGACGGATTGCGATGCACTCGCCGTTGAGCGGGCGTGTGAACGTGGAGAATCTGCTGGCGGCCTCGTGTGCGGCGTTGGCCAGAGGCTTGACGTTGGAGCAGGTGGCGCATGCCGCTGAGATGTTGCACCAGGTGCCGGGACGATTTCAGGTGGTGCCCGGATCGAAGGCAGCCGGCTTCTTCGTGGTGGTGGACTACGCCCACACCGATGATGCGCTGCGAAATTTGATTGCCCTGGCCCGTGAGTCGGTGGTTGGCCATGGCGGGCGCGCGATTACGCTGTTTGGCTGCGGTGGCGATCGCGATAAGACGAAGCGTCCGAAGATGGGGCGTGCTGCGGGAGAAGACAGCGATCTGGTCGTGGTGACCAGCGACAATCCGCGCAGTGAAGAGCCGATGACGATTATCAACGAGGCATTGCTGGGGGTTCGCGAGACGCAGACGACCTTCATCGTGGAAGAAGACCGGCGCGCGGCGATTGAGGTGGCGATTCGTTCGGCAAAGCCGGGAGATATTGTGCTGCTCGCGGGCAAGGGGCATGAGAAGGTGCAGATCTTTGCCGATGGCACTGTGCCGTTTGATGATGTTGCGGAAGCGGAGCGGGTGCTGCGCGAATTAAAGGTTGAGGTAAGCAAGTGA
- a CDS encoding penicillin-binding protein, translating into MKSSPRKALTAPIRRVRFVYVAMVFCLWVMVITFQLGWLQIVRHGEFVKRAAEQQQRTFEVAPRRGVLYDRNLRELAMTVLVDSVYAVPSEVGDNRAEDAALLAKVVHTDPLDRLTTEQQILARMNASRHFAWVARKLDPETAERVKELNLKGIYLQKEFKRFYPNADLAAHVLGYVGTDDAGLGGLEREFDDELHGTPGHMLTALDAKRHVLGSEESDPMPGENLVLTIDSNIQYMAERALDAQVAKVKALHGTIVVQDPHTGQILALAVSPRFNPNDSRHLDADSLTNLAVSDIYEPGSTFKLVTYSAALDGAGVKPTDLVDCQGGSMTMFGRTLHDDKADHYGVITVQKALEVSSDVGAAKMALKLGPDKFYDYMKSFGFGQRSGIELPSETRGLLRTTRKWGSTSILSLAIGQEVGVTPVQLVSMVSTIANGGTYIPPHVLLQSTDQMKGDPRLHAAPFHPVADLPETLPDGSHRVIKPFTAAEMRSIMEGIVTEGTGKSAALNGYSSAGKTGTAEKIDPATHTYSHTKLVASFAGFAPVNNPAISVAVVIDTPTTVEGYGGIVSAPVFSQLAQEVLEYLGIAHDRPLKTQQQMAQIAASVQPEDVQDSADDLSAMFDQINSLPADDPLRQPANAAAMVQNQAADAAQVQKDQQAATQAHANSANSLSEKVLAAFHANGNTNSVIKDEKVDAGKPIAAPTIQPQVQEKSNGGVVVDAGKRVAVPDFHGADLRAVVEHAGSLGLRVQPIGSGLAREQAPAAGTMVPLGTQVVVRFAR; encoded by the coding sequence ATGAAGTCGTCGCCACGGAAGGCACTGACCGCACCCATTCGCCGGGTGCGCTTTGTCTATGTGGCGATGGTTTTTTGCCTGTGGGTGATGGTGATTACGTTCCAGCTGGGCTGGCTGCAGATCGTTCGCCACGGAGAGTTCGTCAAGCGGGCGGCGGAGCAGCAGCAGCGCACCTTTGAGGTCGCGCCGCGGCGTGGCGTGCTGTACGACCGCAACCTGCGCGAACTCGCGATGACGGTGCTGGTGGACAGCGTCTATGCGGTGCCGAGCGAGGTGGGGGACAATCGCGCGGAAGATGCGGCGCTCCTGGCCAAGGTCGTCCACACTGACCCTCTCGATCGCCTTACGACCGAGCAGCAGATTCTTGCTCGGATGAATGCCTCGAGGCACTTCGCCTGGGTGGCTCGCAAGCTCGATCCGGAGACGGCGGAGCGTGTCAAAGAGCTGAACCTCAAGGGCATCTATCTTCAGAAAGAGTTCAAGCGTTTCTATCCGAACGCCGATCTTGCAGCGCATGTGCTGGGCTATGTCGGCACGGACGACGCCGGGCTTGGCGGCCTGGAGCGTGAGTTCGACGATGAACTGCACGGCACGCCCGGACATATGCTGACGGCGCTCGATGCCAAGCGGCACGTGCTGGGTTCCGAAGAGAGCGATCCGATGCCGGGTGAGAACCTCGTGCTGACGATCGACTCGAATATCCAGTACATGGCCGAGCGCGCTCTGGACGCCCAGGTGGCGAAGGTCAAAGCACTGCACGGCACGATCGTGGTGCAGGACCCGCATACGGGACAGATTCTGGCGCTGGCGGTCTCGCCTCGATTTAACCCGAACGACTCGCGGCATCTTGATGCGGACTCTCTGACGAATCTGGCGGTGAGCGATATCTATGAGCCGGGGTCGACGTTCAAGCTGGTGACGTACTCCGCCGCGCTTGATGGCGCCGGCGTCAAGCCGACCGATCTGGTGGATTGCCAGGGTGGCTCCATGACGATGTTCGGGCGCACGCTGCATGACGACAAGGCCGACCACTATGGCGTCATCACGGTGCAGAAGGCGCTGGAGGTTTCGAGCGATGTGGGCGCGGCCAAGATGGCGTTGAAGCTCGGACCGGACAAGTTCTACGACTACATGAAATCGTTTGGATTCGGCCAGCGCTCCGGCATTGAACTGCCCAGCGAGACGCGCGGCTTGTTGCGTACGACGAGAAAGTGGGGATCGACGAGCATTCTGTCGCTCGCCATAGGGCAGGAGGTTGGCGTAACTCCGGTCCAACTGGTTTCGATGGTCTCAACGATCGCCAATGGAGGAACGTACATTCCTCCGCATGTGCTGCTGCAGTCGACCGACCAGATGAAGGGCGATCCCCGGCTTCATGCCGCTCCCTTCCATCCTGTCGCGGACCTGCCTGAGACGTTGCCGGATGGCTCCCATCGGGTGATCAAGCCATTCACCGCGGCGGAGATGCGCTCCATCATGGAGGGCATCGTGACGGAGGGAACGGGCAAGTCGGCGGCGCTCAACGGGTATAGCTCGGCAGGAAAGACGGGCACGGCGGAGAAGATCGATCCGGCGACGCATACCTACTCGCACACCAAGCTGGTGGCGAGCTTCGCGGGCTTTGCGCCGGTGAATAATCCGGCGATCTCGGTGGCGGTCGTCATCGATACGCCGACGACGGTAGAAGGCTACGGTGGCATCGTCTCTGCGCCTGTGTTCAGCCAGCTCGCGCAGGAGGTGCTGGAGTACCTCGGCATCGCGCACGACCGGCCGCTGAAGACCCAGCAGCAGATGGCGCAGATCGCTGCATCGGTTCAGCCTGAAGATGTTCAGGACAGCGCCGACGACCTGAGTGCCATGTTCGACCAGATCAACAGCCTGCCGGCGGACGATCCGCTGCGCCAGCCTGCGAACGCCGCGGCCATGGTGCAGAACCAGGCCGCCGATGCCGCTCAGGTGCAGAAGGACCAGCAGGCGGCGACGCAGGCTCACGCGAATTCAGCAAATTCGCTCTCCGAGAAGGTGCTGGCGGCGTTCCACGCGAACGGCAATACGAATTCGGTCATCAAGGATGAGAAGGTCGATGCGGGTAAGCCGATAGCGGCTCCGACGATTCAGCCGCAGGTGCAGGAGAAGTCGAACGGCGGGGTAGTTGTGGATGCGGGCAAGCGGGTGGCGGTGCCGGATTTCCATGGGGCCGATCTGCGCGCTGTGGTGGAACATGCGGGTAGTCTTGGATTGCGGGTGCAGCCGATAGGCAGCGGGCTTGCGCGGGAGCAGGCTCCGGCCGCGGGTACGATGGTGCCGCTGGGCACCCAGGTTGTTGTGCGTTTTGCGCGCTAA
- a CDS encoding FtsB/FtsL family cell division protein: MATMAMAGQEMERMHTRRSAGSRAAGRTNLAERNRELYELQRPRRRGPTPEMFFTKHIDNSRIVKADDPERRREMRSFTIVMTLFFALTMVYVWQHFSAIEVGYRVEAQKTQVEQMRETNRQLRLTEAQLSDPGRIDRIAKQLGLDAPSPGQVVRPDGSSVSAPVLAQAHIPALSVN, encoded by the coding sequence ATGGCGACAATGGCGATGGCAGGGCAGGAGATGGAGCGGATGCACACACGGCGTTCGGCGGGAAGCCGCGCGGCGGGCCGGACGAATCTGGCCGAGCGCAACCGCGAGCTCTATGAGCTGCAGCGGCCGCGTCGTCGTGGGCCGACACCGGAGATGTTCTTCACCAAGCACATCGACAACAGCCGCATCGTGAAGGCTGACGATCCCGAGCGCCGCCGCGAGATGCGCAGCTTCACCATCGTGATGACGCTGTTCTTCGCATTGACGATGGTCTATGTCTGGCAGCACTTCTCGGCGATCGAGGTGGGCTACAGGGTAGAGGCGCAGAAGACGCAGGTAGAGCAGATGCGCGAGACCAACCGCCAGCTTCGTCTGACAGAGGCGCAGCTGAGTGATCCCGGCCGTATCGATCGCATTGCGAAGCAGCTTGGGCTGGACGCTCCTTCGCCCGGACAGGTCGTTCGCCCCGATGGATCGAGTGTTTCGGCTCCGGTGCTGGCGCAGGCGCATATCCCGGCGTTGAGCGTGAACTAA
- the rsmH gene encoding 16S rRNA (cytosine(1402)-N(4))-methyltransferase RsmH: MERPQHVPVLLEESLKYLKVRPGGVYVDATLGLGGHSAAIARQLGGAGKLICFDRDPEAMAKAQARLAAVAEELGPEMPQVRYVPRAFSEIDEEVEPNSLDGLLADFGVSSLQLDEAHRGFSFRTDGPLDMRMDSRSELTAQQVVNQADEEDLANLIYEFGEERRSRRIARAIVRARPIETTAELARVISAVTPSMKGDKIHPATRTFQALRIRVNDEIGQIQSLLHSAESLLKPGGRVVLISFHSLEDRPVKDAFREGAKAGRLEILTKKPVVAGEQESLRNPRSRSAKLRAAEKVLGVASGKWKVTSK, encoded by the coding sequence ATGGAAAGACCGCAACATGTGCCGGTTCTTTTGGAAGAAAGTCTGAAGTACCTGAAAGTACGGCCCGGCGGCGTCTACGTTGACGCAACGCTGGGGCTCGGAGGCCACTCGGCAGCGATTGCGAGGCAGCTTGGCGGGGCGGGGAAGCTCATATGCTTCGACCGCGACCCGGAGGCGATGGCCAAGGCGCAGGCAAGGCTCGCAGCGGTGGCTGAGGAGTTAGGACCTGAAATGCCGCAAGTGCGATATGTGCCACGAGCGTTCTCGGAGATTGACGAAGAAGTTGAGCCGAACAGCCTGGATGGCTTACTGGCCGACTTCGGCGTAAGCAGCCTGCAGCTGGATGAGGCGCATAGAGGATTTAGTTTTCGGACCGATGGACCGCTGGACATGCGAATGGATTCGCGCAGCGAGTTGACGGCCCAACAGGTGGTAAATCAGGCGGACGAAGAAGATCTCGCCAACTTGATTTACGAATTCGGAGAGGAAAGGAGGTCGCGGAGAATCGCCAGAGCCATTGTGCGGGCGCGGCCGATAGAAACGACAGCGGAACTCGCTCGAGTGATATCGGCCGTCACCCCATCAATGAAAGGCGACAAGATACACCCCGCAACACGAACCTTCCAGGCCTTACGAATTCGAGTGAATGATGAAATCGGCCAGATTCAATCGCTGCTGCATAGCGCGGAGTCTCTGCTGAAGCCCGGAGGACGGGTGGTGTTGATCAGCTTCCACTCGCTGGAAGACAGGCCGGTGAAAGACGCCTTTCGTGAAGGAGCGAAGGCGGGCAGGCTGGAGATTTTGACGAAGAAACCGGTTGTGGCCGGTGAGCAGGAATCGCTCCGGAATCCACGATCGCGCAGCGCGAAGTTGCGAGCTGCGGAAAAGGTTTTAGGAGTGGCAAGTGGTAAGTGGAAAGTGACAAGTAAGTAA
- a CDS encoding division/cell wall cluster transcriptional repressor MraZ, whose product MFRGNHPTRVDEKGRLKLPADFKSLLPVGEDEKQLFYITSKDGKRAEIWPLKAWEEVEAKLAKIPNMNPAKQKFLDVTSYYGQMAEMDNQGRLLVPQLLRESAKVLADVVVFGKQDYLEVANREMFEAELKAAPLTAEDQAALADLGL is encoded by the coding sequence ATGTTTCGCGGAAATCACCCAACACGAGTGGACGAGAAGGGCCGGCTGAAGCTTCCTGCCGACTTCAAGAGCCTGCTCCCGGTTGGGGAGGATGAGAAACAGCTCTTTTACATCACCAGCAAAGACGGGAAGCGGGCTGAGATCTGGCCGCTGAAGGCGTGGGAAGAGGTCGAGGCCAAGCTGGCCAAGATTCCGAATATGAACCCGGCCAAGCAAAAGTTTCTGGACGTGACGAGCTACTACGGCCAGATGGCAGAGATGGACAATCAGGGCCGGCTGTTGGTTCCGCAGTTGTTGCGGGAGTCGGCGAAGGTATTGGCGGATGTAGTGGTCTTCGGGAAGCAGGATTATCTCGAAGTCGCGAACCGCGAGATGTTTGAGGCAGAGCTGAAGGCAGCTCCGCTGACGGCAGAAGACCAGGCAGCGTTAGCTGACCTGGGGCTGTAA
- a CDS encoding DUF2127 domain-containing protein: MPLTKGWQARQLKADMQEILSNPNSASANGRQATGQALHPHGKRERGLLLVGLFKLSKAIFFTALGAGALHLVHRNIGDLVMRIVDALPVDPEGRLVSLLMDKADLIDTRHLRQAGVLSCLYAVVCVVEGTGLMLEKTWAEYFTTFLTAAALPWEIYELFAHFSGFRVGLLLVNLGVLGYLLWFLKRKRLEEEAAGRDQVPSHP, translated from the coding sequence GTGCCGTTGACAAAGGGCTGGCAGGCTCGTCAACTGAAAGCGGATATGCAGGAAATTCTTTCGAACCCGAACTCGGCTAGTGCAAATGGCAGACAAGCTACAGGGCAGGCCCTGCACCCTCATGGCAAGCGCGAACGCGGGCTGTTGCTGGTGGGCCTCTTCAAGCTGAGCAAGGCGATCTTCTTTACCGCGCTGGGTGCGGGAGCGCTGCACCTGGTGCATCGCAACATCGGCGACCTGGTGATGCGGATCGTCGATGCGCTGCCGGTCGATCCCGAGGGGCGGCTGGTTTCGCTGCTGATGGACAAAGCGGACCTGATCGATACCCGGCATCTGCGCCAGGCTGGCGTGCTCTCTTGCCTCTATGCAGTGGTTTGCGTGGTCGAAGGCACGGGATTGATGCTGGAAAAGACCTGGGCGGAGTACTTCACGACCTTTCTGACGGCTGCGGCCCTGCCTTGGGAGATCTATGAGCTCTTTGCACACTTCTCCGGGTTCAGGGTGGGGTTGCTGCTCGTCAATCTCGGCGTGTTGGGCTATCTGCTCTGGTTTTTGAAGAGGAAACGGCTGGAAGAAGAAGCGGCTGGGCGAGATCAGGTGCCATCTCATCCCTGA
- a CDS encoding Fe2+-dependent dioxygenase → MLITIEKVLTAEQVAVATQKLATAEWVDGRVTAGYQAQEVKRNAQIPENSPVAKELGEMILAGLARSPRFMSAALPLRVFPPMFNSYAGGQTFGTHVDTAIRQFATTGQRIRTDLSATLFLTPPEEYDGGELIVEDSYGEKSVKLAAGDMVLYPATSLHRVEPVTRGNRISSFFWMQSMIRQDAHRTLLFDLDESIQRLARSPHAATPEVKQSSVQLTGVYHNLLRQWAEM, encoded by the coding sequence ATGCTCATCACAATTGAGAAGGTGCTCACGGCGGAGCAGGTTGCAGTGGCCACGCAGAAGCTGGCCACTGCCGAATGGGTCGATGGCCGCGTCACTGCGGGCTATCAGGCCCAGGAGGTCAAGCGCAACGCGCAGATACCGGAGAACTCGCCGGTGGCGAAGGAGCTTGGCGAGATGATTCTTGCGGGGCTGGCGCGTTCGCCGCGGTTCATGTCGGCGGCGCTGCCGCTGCGGGTGTTTCCGCCGATGTTCAACAGCTATGCCGGGGGACAGACCTTCGGCACGCATGTCGATACCGCGATCCGCCAGTTTGCGACGACCGGCCAGCGTATCCGCACCGACCTGAGCGCGACATTGTTTCTTACGCCGCCCGAGGAGTACGACGGCGGTGAGCTCATCGTGGAAGACAGCTATGGCGAAAAGAGCGTGAAGCTCGCGGCCGGAGACATGGTGCTGTACCCGGCCACGAGCCTGCACCGGGTTGAGCCGGTAACCCGGGGCAACCGCATCAGCTCGTTCTTCTGGATGCAGAGCATGATCCGGCAGGACGCCCATCGCACGCTGCTCTTCGACCTCGACGAGTCAATCCAGCGGCTTGCACGCTCCCCTCACGCCGCTACTCCAGAGGTGAAGCAGAGTTCGGTGCAGTTGACCGGGGTGTATCACAACCTGCTGCGGCAGTGGGCCGAAATGTAA
- a CDS encoding TonB-dependent siderophore receptor has product MKKLAKNGMTRSTKAKLVTLAAAMAYAASGSSNATAQQVVAEAAKDPTPAQLPVRRFHIVEGTLDAALEAYRMQSGIAVKLEIPQEQLVGIKTSGVSGLYANDSALRQLLAGTGLSFRFEGADTVSIGLRHSDSVDVAAGMADSVAMGKFTESLLDTPQTVSVVPQFVLKDQQNRTLMDAVRNVPGISLAAGESGAQGDNLTIRGFTARNDIFLDGIRDFGSYYRDSFNFDQVEVLEGPAGVQFGRGSTGGVINEESKVPATDKFVNVQTQFGTDLTRRVSADINEPLPDLSEGSAFRLNVMGTDGGVAGRPYAENRRFGIAPSISFGLNSPSRLTISYFHFTESDTPDYGLPWLFSQLAPGVNRHSYFGFPDANFLRTSDDILTLKANHSFSQNVDLHTIARWANYPRDVQITEPQLCSNAGVSTPVGGYVSALPTSAYNSAKTCTYTLATPASQELVNRNQLQIKSVEGDLWDQTEVTARFKVAGVRSNFVGGVEGGQEISNPIRTSYTENKINSVTPTNLAHPNPQDVFSGIGYTSSITHLKSESVGVYFVDTLKLGRFIEASGGVRWDLFDTVFNLYAPPLPGNATGGTLTAAIAPIEQKVTQPTYRAAFVFKPNTHGSVYFDYGTSFNPSAESLSLSVSTKLLLPEENESYEVGAKYSLLRERLKVEGAWFRTEKDNARETDPTNSNNVVSAGNQLVKGVQASAVGQLGGGTDLVFGYAYLSSHVIYSQVFPTSVGFQLANVPKQTFNFFLTHNLPFKLSAGFGGNYVASRTASSTVPYVPTSFGPAETFTAGSAPCATSATPTVTTCYQVLSTAMKQVPGYWVFNAMVKRPISDHLELQANVYNLANRFYIDQPHPSHLIPGAGLSALIGASFRF; this is encoded by the coding sequence GTGAAGAAGCTTGCAAAGAATGGAATGACCCGCAGTACGAAGGCAAAACTGGTCACATTGGCGGCGGCAATGGCGTATGCCGCGTCAGGAAGCTCGAATGCGACGGCGCAACAGGTGGTGGCAGAGGCGGCGAAAGATCCGACCCCGGCCCAGTTGCCGGTACGGCGCTTCCATATTGTCGAGGGCACGCTCGACGCTGCGCTGGAAGCCTACCGCATGCAGAGCGGCATTGCGGTCAAGCTGGAGATTCCCCAGGAGCAGCTCGTAGGCATCAAGACCTCGGGCGTGAGCGGTCTCTATGCCAATGACTCGGCGCTTCGCCAGTTGCTTGCGGGTACCGGCTTGAGCTTCCGGTTCGAGGGTGCGGACACGGTATCGATCGGATTGCGGCACTCGGATTCGGTGGACGTGGCGGCGGGGATGGCCGATTCGGTGGCGATGGGTAAGTTCACGGAGTCTCTGCTGGATACCCCGCAGACGGTGTCTGTCGTACCCCAGTTCGTGCTGAAGGACCAGCAGAACCGTACGCTGATGGACGCGGTGCGCAATGTGCCGGGCATCAGTCTCGCGGCGGGCGAGAGCGGAGCGCAGGGCGACAACCTGACGATCCGTGGATTCACGGCGCGCAACGACATCTTCCTGGACGGCATTCGCGACTTCGGCAGCTACTACCGTGACAGCTTCAACTTCGATCAGGTCGAGGTGCTGGAAGGACCCGCAGGCGTGCAGTTTGGGCGCGGATCGACGGGCGGCGTTATCAACGAGGAGAGCAAGGTCCCGGCTACGGACAAGTTCGTGAACGTGCAGACCCAGTTCGGTACAGACCTGACGCGGCGCGTCTCGGCCGATATCAACGAGCCTCTGCCGGACCTCTCGGAGGGCTCGGCGTTTCGCCTGAACGTGATGGGCACGGATGGCGGCGTTGCAGGGCGTCCGTATGCGGAGAACCGCCGCTTCGGCATTGCGCCCTCGATCAGCTTCGGGCTGAATTCTCCGTCGCGGTTGACGATCAGCTACTTCCACTTCACCGAGAGCGACACGCCGGACTATGGCCTGCCGTGGCTCTTCAGCCAGCTTGCCCCGGGCGTGAACCGGCACTCGTACTTTGGCTTCCCGGATGCGAACTTCCTGCGTACGAGCGACGACATCCTCACGCTGAAGGCGAATCACTCGTTCTCGCAGAACGTCGACCTGCATACGATCGCGCGCTGGGCGAACTATCCCCGCGACGTGCAGATTACCGAGCCGCAGCTCTGCTCGAATGCGGGCGTCAGCACACCTGTTGGAGGCTATGTCTCGGCACTGCCGACCAGCGCGTATAACTCCGCGAAGACGTGCACCTATACGCTTGCCACGCCTGCCTCGCAGGAACTGGTGAACCGCAACCAACTGCAGATCAAGAGTGTGGAAGGCGATCTGTGGGACCAGACCGAGGTTACGGCGCGGTTCAAGGTCGCGGGCGTTCGCAGCAACTTTGTAGGCGGTGTCGAGGGTGGGCAGGAGATCTCCAACCCGATCAGGACGAGCTACACCGAGAACAAGATCAACTCGGTGACTCCGACCAACCTGGCGCATCCGAATCCTCAGGATGTGTTCTCGGGGATTGGGTATACCTCTTCGATCACGCATTTGAAGTCGGAGAGCGTCGGCGTGTACTTTGTCGACACGCTGAAGCTGGGACGCTTTATTGAGGCCAGCGGCGGAGTTCGCTGGGATCTCTTCGACACGGTGTTCAACCTGTATGCTCCTCCGCTCCCGGGCAATGCAACCGGTGGCACGTTGACGGCGGCCATTGCTCCGATCGAGCAGAAGGTGACGCAGCCTACCTATCGTGCGGCCTTTGTCTTCAAGCCGAATACACATGGTTCGGTGTACTTCGATTACGGAACCAGCTTCAATCCTTCGGCGGAGTCGTTGAGCCTGAGTGTGTCGACGAAGCTGCTGCTGCCGGAAGAGAACGAGAGCTACGAGGTGGGCGCGAAGTACAGCCTGCTGCGCGAACGGTTGAAGGTCGAGGGAGCCTGGTTCCGCACGGAGAAGGACAATGCGCGCGAGACCGATCCGACCAACTCGAACAATGTGGTGTCCGCCGGTAACCAGCTCGTGAAGGGGGTACAGGCCAGCGCCGTCGGGCAGCTTGGCGGCGGAACGGACCTGGTGTTCGGCTATGCGTACCTCTCCAGCCACGTGATCTACTCGCAGGTCTTCCCGACCTCGGTGGGCTTCCAACTGGCGAACGTGCCGAAGCAGACGTTCAACTTCTTCCTGACGCACAACCTGCCGTTCAAGTTGAGCGCCGGTTTTGGCGGCAACTATGTTGCGAGCCGTACGGCGAGTTCGACCGTGCCGTATGTTCCGACCAGCTTTGGACCGGCAGAGACGTTTACCGCGGGAAGCGCTCCGTGCGCTACGAGCGCGACTCCAACGGTGACGACTTGCTACCAGGTGCTCTCGACGGCGATGAAGCAGGTGCCGGGGTACTGGGTCTTCAATGCGATGGTCAAGCGGCCTATTAGCGATCACCTGGAGTTGCAGGCCAATGTCTATAACCTGGCGAACCGGTTCTATATCGACCAGCCGCATCCGAGCCACTTGATTCCGGGCGCGGGGTTGAGTGCGCTGATTGGGGCGAGCTTCAGGTTCTAG